Proteins encoded in a region of the Natator depressus isolate rNatDep1 chromosome 23, rNatDep2.hap1, whole genome shotgun sequence genome:
- the LOC141976800 gene encoding LOW QUALITY PROTEIN: uncharacterized protein LOC141976800 (The sequence of the model RefSeq protein was modified relative to this genomic sequence to represent the inferred CDS: inserted 1 base in 1 codon) — protein sequence MQQEPVQDSSLLPAPLGLPPIPKRVAEADGSHQNELDPDCPHGRGLQGSYLGRGLXTVMEDDPASSASKAPSPLSCIRMVQAGWSEKEDAAWEQSRSVQDPEMVESSPAQPRSSPSPCPPSRCQGRHSPATCWDTDGTGQNQNGGEEEVVSPLCREPQPRRPFRRKHRLYMKLAPGQVTVSPSQDRRQPATAEEPGPSQGKRLRLLRGQASNFRRKKRPLENGQEAGPGDVGPSLPLPQCSGEEGQDPAPEGEEEGQGLALKREEEEGQGLALKREEEQEQGLALEWGEEEEEEEEKKFDSPRLAGPGTARPKPDFVQLIDEHGIYSTAKLVLGGAAGELDEGVVLPPHLRRAGPQLEIREVIVDDKPFACGVCEKTFKRAWELFSHEVVHNEERPFHCDLCEASFKRHSDFKSHRLVHTEERPFHCEMCGKKFKRSSNLQEHRRIHTGERPYQCACCDKSFKTPYELQRHMLTHCTEKPFKCGDCGKDFPTSNSLLLHQRQHCDDKPHVCGICGKKFTYGHSLKVHERVHTGDRPFVCPICGKGFKQSNALSSHERVHTGERPFVCKTCGKAFKQSSYLVIHERSHTGERPYKCEVCQKAFARPSLLLQHHRVHSEERPYKCSFCDKFFKDLAYLTVHEKVHTGETPYKCSVCDKGFAHPSNLLQHQRVHRDG from the exons ATGCAGCAGGAGCCAGTGCAggacagctccctgctgcctgctcccctgggcctgccccccatccccaagaGAGTTGCTGAGGCTGATGGGTCCCACCAGAATGAGCTGGACCCAGACTGCCCCCACGGCCGAGGCCTCCA AGGATCCTACCTGGGACGGGGGC GCACAGTCATGGAGGATGATCCGGCTTCTTCTGCCAGCAAGGCCCCGTCCCCGCTGAGCTGTATCCGGATGGTCCAGGCGGGCTGGTCGGAGAAGGAGGATGcggcctgggagcagagcagaagcGTGCAGGATCCAGAGATGGTGGAGAGCTCCCCGGCGCAACCCAGGAGTTCTCCCTCTCCTTGCCCACCCAGCCGGTGCCAAGGGAGGCATAGCCCTGCAACCTGCTGGGACACTGATGGGACAGGCCAGAACCAgaatgggggagaagaggaggtggTGTCCCCTCTGTGCCGGGAGCCACAGCCCCGCAGGCCGTTCCGGCGGAAGCACCGGCTGTACATGAAGCTGGCCCCTGGCCAGGTCACTGTGTCCCCAAGCCAGGACCGCAGGCAGCCAGCCACTGCTGAGGAGCCAGGGCCCTCCCAGGGCAAAAGGCTGCGGCTGCTGCGAGGCCAAGCCAGCAACTTCCGGAGGAAGAAAAGACCCTTGGAGAATGGCCAGGAGGCGGGGCCTGGTGACGTGGGgccttccctcccactcccccagtgcagtggggaggaggggcaggaccctgcaccggagggggaggaggaggggcagggcttggcattgaagcgggaggaggaggaggggcaaggCCTGGCATTGAAGCGGGAGGAGGAGCAAGAGCAGGGCCTGGcattggagtggggggaggaggaggaggaggaggaggagaagaagttCGACtcccccaggctggctgggcctGGCACCGCCCGCCCCAAGCCGGACTTCGTGCAGCTGATCGATGAGCACGGGATCTACTCCACGGCCAAGCTGGTGCTGGGTGGCGCGGCGGGCGAGCTGGACGAGGGGGTGGTGCTGCCACCACACCTGAGGCGGGCAGGCCCCCAGCTGGAGATCCGGGAGGTGATCGTGGACGACAAGCCCTTTGCGTGCGGCGTGTGCGAGAAGACCTTCAAGCGGGCCTGGGAGCTGTTCAGCCACGAGGTGGTGCACAACGAGGAGCGGCCCTTCCACTGCGACCTCTGCGAGGCCTCCTTCAAGCGCCACTCGGACTTCAAGAGCCACCGCCTGGTGCACACCGAGGAGCGGCCTTTCCACTGCGAGATGTGCGGCAAGAAGTTCAAACGCTCGTCCAACCTCCAGGAGCACCGGCGCATTCACACCGGCGAGCGCCCCTACCAGTGCGCCTGCTGCGACAAGAGCTTCAAGACGCCCTACGAGCTGCAGCGCCACATGCTCACCCACTGCACTGAGAAGCCCTTCAAATGCGGCGACTGCGGGAAGGacttccccacctccaactcGCTGCTGCTGCATCAGCGCCAGCACTGCGACGACAAGCCCCACGTCTGCGGCATCTGCGGCAAGAAGTTCACCTACGGCCACAGCCTCAAGGTGCACGAGCGGGTTCACACCGGCGACCGGCCCTTCGTCTGCCCCATCTGCGGCAAAGGCTTCAAGCAGTCCAACGCCCTCTCCTCGCACGAGCGGGTGCACACCGGCGAGCGTCCCTTCGTCTGCAAGACCTGCGGCAAGGCCTTCAAGCAGTCGTCCTACCTGGTGATCCACGAGCGCTCGCACACGGGCGAGCGGCCCTACAAGTGCGAGGTGTGCCAGAAGGCCTTCGCCCGGccctccctgctgctgcagcaccaCCGGGTGCACAGCGAGGAGCGCCCCTACAAGTGCAGCTTCTGTGACAAGTTCTTCAAGGACCTGGCCTATCTGACGGTGCACGAGAAAGTGCACACGGGCGAGACCCCCTACAAGTGCAGCGTCTGCGACAAGGGCTTCGCCCACCCCTCCAACCTGCTGCAGCACCAGCGCGTGCACCGTGACGGCTGA